A region of Leishmania panamensis strain MHOM/PA/94/PSC-1 chromosome 33 sequence DNA encodes the following proteins:
- the TDBP1 gene encoding tyrosyl-DNA phosphodiesterase, putative (TriTrypDB/GeneDB-style sysID: LpmP.33.3170) encodes MLMSGGGSAQHAEASFPFWTNDVDPFTSVPQCDVAPSCSLLRLRDLFCCDVADTDECWQYILLSSYMTDLRWLLRTVPELSAVTGKLVVLSGEKGTATLRCTTSEPLHSYTATSPLLDRVNPFVAALREHAQTTSAVGTPLSHERLAVLEPPLPIAFGTHHSKMALCVNSRGLRVSIFTANLLEQDWCWKSQGIYVQDFPWKTSAKSSKHDSLDATAGTATTGCSSSNFSGVCPKGIDFAEHLRHYLIQCGVSLAAAFTSLKAAASLAGPLGIFETDFLSQIDFSAAAVWLVSSVPGTHAHGEVSPGYRVGLCRLAEVLRRSPLTMATTPASVDLIWQYSSQGSLNSTFLNTLQAAMCGEAVTVIESGNAPRGVRDVLVVYPTEEEVRNSWEGWRGGGSLPLRVQCCHEFVNNRLHRWGSRAEGHAVEHGLTQPAKGVAAHASREDAVDVDQADSDRDEEATASLVASCAAYRQFALPHIKSYAAVAPDRTCVRWFLLTSANLSQAAWGSVSGKVKKRGLCQQLVRSYELGVLYDSHSAVDPSVWFSVVAKSGIQLPTARNSRPMLYEVPFDIGPRGVCLYTPYNLLYPTPYASTAALREQRRVSDEGEQAVASVALDCRDVPWVLDMPHRGKDAYGREVEEAFESTVPPPLSKWHPCMHAMTTASLLRAKAPCKRTREA; translated from the coding sequence ATGCTCatgagtggcggtggctctGCGCAGCATGCGGAAGCTAGCTTTCCATTTTGGACCAACGACGTAGACCCCTTCACATCCGTGCCACAGTGTGATGTGGCGCCATCGTGCTCCCTACTTCGCCTCCGCGACTTGTTCTGCTGCGATGTCGCCGACACTGACGAGTGTTGGCAGTACATTCTCCTCTCGAGCTACATGACTGACCTTCGATGGCTGCTGAGGACTGTGCCGGAGCTGTCCGCTGTGACAGGGAAGCTGGTGGTGCTAAGCGGCGAGAAAgggacggcgacgctgcgctgcacaacCAGCGAGCCTTTGCATTCGTATacagcgacgtcgccgctgctggaccgGGTGAACCCTTTCGTGGCGGCATTGCGCGAACATGCGCAGACCACATCTGCCGTAGGCACCCCCCTTTCACACGAACGCCTTGCCGTTCTCGaaccgccgctgcccatCGCCTTTGGGACGCACCACTCCAAAATGGCGCTTTGCGTCAACAGTCGTGGACTGCGCGTTTCCATCTTCACTGCCAACCTCCTCGAGCAAGACTGGTGCTGGAAGTCACAAGGTATTTACGTGCAGGACTTCCCGTGGAAGACGTCCGCGAAGAGCTCAAAGCACGACTCCCTGGATGCGACCGCGGGGACAGCCACCActggctgcagcagcagcaatttCAGTGGTGTTTGCCCAAAGGGGATCGACTTTGCCGAGCATCTCCGTCATTACTTGATTCAGTGCGGCGTGAGTCTCGCCGCCGCTTTCACTTCACTgaaagcagcggcatcatTGGCGGGCCCTCTCGGGATCTTCGAGACAGATTTCCTATCCCAGATCGACTtctccgctgcagccgtgTGGCTTGTCAGCTCCGTCCctggcacacacgcgcacggcgAGGTTAGTCCCGGCTACCGTGTTGGGTTGTGCCGactggcggaggtgctgcggcgctcgCCGCTGACGATGGCCACAACGCCGGCGTCCGTTGACCTGATCTGGCAGTACAGCTCCCAGGGCTCGCTCAATTCAACCTTTCTGAACACGCTGCAAGCAGCCATGTGCGGAGAGGCAGTGACAGTGATTGAATCCGGCAACGCACCGCGTGGTGTGCGCGATGTGCTGGTGGTTTACccgacagaggaggaggtgcgaaACAGCTGGGAGGgctggcgaggcggcgggtCGCTTCCGCTGCGCGTGCAGTGCTGCCATGAGTTTGTGAACAACCGCTTGCATCGCTGGGGCAGCCGTGCTGAAGGTCACGCGGTAGAACATGGCCTTACACAGCCAGCCAAAGGTGTAGCAGCGCACGCTAGCCGTGAGGACGCCGTGGATGTAGATCAAGCGGACAGTGACcgagacgaggaggcgacggcATCACTAGTGGCCAGCTGCGCGGCCTATCGACAGTTTGCGCTGCCTCATATTAAGTCGTATGCCGCCGTCGCTCCAGACCGCACCTGTGTCCGCTGGTTTCTTCTGACGAGTGCCAATCTTTCCCAGGCGGCGTGGGGTAGCGTAAGTGGGAAAGTGAAGAAACGAGGCTTGTGCCAGCAACTTGTGCGGTCGTACGAGCTAGGCGTGCTCTACGACTCTCATTCTGCCGTTGATCCATCAGTGTGGTTCAGTGTGGTGGCCAAGTCGGGAATTCAACTGCCAACTGCGCGCAATTCTCGCCCGATGTTGTACGAGGTGCCGTTCGACATTGGCCCCCGTGGGGTCTGTCTGTACACCCCCTACAACCTCCTTTACCCGACCCCGTACGCTAGTACTGCCGCGCTGCGAGAGCAAAGGCGCGTATCTGACGAGGGTGAACAGGCGGTGGCATCAGTGGCCCTGGACTGTCGTGATGTGCCGTGGGTACTAGACATGCCCCATCGCGGTAAGGACGCCTACGGCCGCGAGGTTGAGGAGGCGTTTGAGAGTACTGTGCCGCCACCTTTATCGAAGTGGCATCCTTGTATGCATGCCATGACGACGGCATCTCTGCTCCGCGCCAAGGCTCCCTGTAAACGCACACGCGAGGCGTAG
- a CDS encoding hypothetical protein (TriTrypDB/GeneDB-style sysID: LpmP.33.3190~disrupted due to non-sequenced internal amino acid repeat), whose product ARSPFTRTWALYQHVAAPEETLAPRAVTLKEAPMVVASDVPAEHELSQRTAEPAVLRRDGTVESRVVSKGDAMGECFRADGDDVIFFLEADGLSGDVLISSPRVVLRGSSSSLSVSVSVAECSYFRGITRHRVKLEGLYWVMVISSPLLAEAFRLDVANSLDVASEDVQHLELVAGSLVGTFAVVHSCDLLTTAEADEKLRAYHFPLTWAQYPETPDTAAGHFFEGEALTTIRQSSRPASSVSKRLVAPADTELLLTVSGRRTPQRLPVVSQEASRSVLSSCAQTHSAPMIASVELETLFVASTVHEALPLSEKQTSTSDLPFPVCLEKINVGEPSMKLRGCTGPAPLVKEVQGSNVPETVSTKHRVGFVGHWWTVILKTHKDDFVAAFVRDTGEKLGYAPDSVDKVQCNEDTGDTIVTFRVTHPSTLLSKNIDFLLRSAPYADVWALYYKYAPSGAQEETCIGVTTYHRVGFVGSKWKDVLGRDMARFKDAFAADTATALNITPQVVRIADYAVADDIVVAFYVTHSVTDSEQVVDAKLELFNYQRVWDLYGNLNEMDELQRVVPCVMKRSPASHHTSSSLSGRPWAQQTSSVSATGGFCPNCRGSFSPQQEFLQLGESGDWQTQSVHSHCSSSGDAVHTTLMEDNYLAIRRSPRTPPIPQLARRFTSHASSEMKTSQSSSVQHRGGTSITHGAQMTPRPPWYPSTNSSHIPHPPRQHSFSNTTRHLQRRVNLRELESELSHKQRKRKYQERQEQLDREMRRSLNCSRSSHSTGANTSVPRGFLPHIPVRYTRVRPNLQHTKNGLGHPLE is encoded by the coding sequence TCGCCcgctcccccttcacccGCACGTGGGCGCTGTACCAGCACGTCGCTGCGCCGGAAGAGACGCTGGCCCCCCGTGCTGTGACGTTGAAGGAGGCCCCCATGGTGGTCGCGAGCGACGTGCCTGCGGAGCACGAGCTGTCGCAGCGCACCGCGGAGCcggctgtgctgcgtcggGACGGGACGGTGGAGAGTCGTGTAGTCTCTAAAGGTGACGCTATGGGAGAGTGTTTTCGTGCGGATGGTGATGATgttattttttttctggaGGCTGATGGATTATCTGGCGACGTCCTCATAAGTTCTCCAAGAGTTGTTTTACGGGGTTCTTCTTCGTCGTTGTCCGTTTCGGTGTCCGTTGCCGAGTGTTCCTACTTTAGGGGTATCACGCGGCATAGGGTGAAGCTCGAGGGACTGTATTGGGTTATGGTGATTTCTAGTCCGTTACTTGCGGAAGCTTTTCGACTTGATGTGGCAAACTCACTTGATGTTGCATCGGAGGATGTGCAACACCTCGAGCTCGTAGCGGGTAGTTTGGTGGGTACTTTTGCTGTTGTGCATTCTTGCGATTTGCTGACGACTGCCGAGGCGGATGAAAAGCTGCGGGCGTACCATTTTCCGCTGACGTGGGCGCAATACCCAGAGACGCCCGACACGGCGGCTGGTCACTTTTTTGAGGGAGAGGCTCTGACGACCATCCGGCAGAGCTCACGCCCTGCCAGCTCAGTATCGAAGCGTCTAGTAGCTCCTGCCGATACGGAGTTGCTCTTGACAGTCTCTGGCAGACGAACGCCGCAACGCCTACCGGTGGTGTCTCAAGAGGCGTCGAGGAGCGTGTTGTCTTCATGTGCTCAAACTCACTCTGCACCGATGATTGCGTCTGTGGAGCTTGAGACACTTTTTGTGGCATCTACTGTGCACGAAGCTCTTCCTCTGAGTGAGAAACAGACCTCGACGAGCGACCTTCCCTTTCCTGTGTGTCTCGAGAAGATCAATGTTGGTGAGCCATCCATGAAGTTGCGCGGGTGTACGGGTCCGGCGCCACTGGTAAAGGAGGTGCAGGGCTCGAATGTTCCCGAGACGGTGAGCACCAAGCACCGTGTTGGCTTTGTGGGGCATTGGTGGACCGTAATTTTGAAGACACATAAGGACGACTTCGTGGCCGCATTCGTGAGGGACACTGGCGAGAAGCTCGGCTATGCGCCGGACTCGGTGGATAAGGTGCAGTGCAACGAGGACACTGGTGACACCATCGTCACCTTTCGCGTCACCCACCCAAGCACGCTGCTGAGCAAGAACATCGACTTTCTACTCCGTAGCGCTCCCTACGCTGATGTATGGGCGCTGTACTACAAGTACGCCCCGTCAGGGGCACAGGAAGAGACGTGCATTGGTGTCACGACATACCACCGCGTTGGTTTTGTTGGAAGTAAGTGGAAGGATGTCCTGGGTCGCGATATGGCTCGCTTTAAGGACGCATTTGCAGCTGACACGGCGACTGCTCTGAATATAACCCCCCAAGTGGTGAGGATCGCCGACTACGCTGTAGCCGATGACATTGTAGTGGCCTTCTACGTTACCCACTCGGTAACAGACTCAGAGCAAGTTGTCGATGCCAAGCTCGAGCTCTTCAACTATCAGCGCGTTTGGGACCTCTACGGAAATCTGAACGAGAtggatgagctgcagcgcgtcgttCCGTGCGTAATGAAGCGAAGTCCAGCCTCCCACCACACCTCATCTTCCTTGTCTGGCCGACCGTGGGCGCAGCAAACCAGCTCTGTTTCAGCAACGGGAGGCTTCTGTCCGAACTGCCGAGGATCTTTCTCTCCCCAACAAGAGTTCCTACAGCTGGGCGAAAGTGGTGACTGGCAAACACAGTCTGTGCACAGTCACTGTAGTTCCAGTGGCGATGCCGTCCACACCACGCTCATGGAGGACAACTACCTAGCAATCCGCCGGTCACCGCGAACACCGCCGATTCCACAGCTGGCACGTCGGTTCACTTCACATGCTAGCTCTGAAATGAAAACTTCCCAGTCGTCGAGCGTGCAACATAGAGGTGGTACATCTATCACACACGGCGCACAGATGACCCCCCGTCCGCCTTGGTACCCtagcaccaacagcagccacatTCCGCACCCGCCGCGACAGCACTCTTTTAGCAACACTACGCGGCATCTTCAGCGTCGCGTCAATCTACGCGAACTGGAGAGCGAGCTGTCACACAAACAACGCAAGCGCAAGTACCAGGAACGTCAAGAGCAACTTGATCGAGAGATGCGCCGCTCTCTTAACTGCAGCAGATCATCGCACTCTACCGGTGCCAATACAAGCGTGCCACGTGGCTTTCTGCCACACATTCCGGTTCGCTATACAAGGGTGCGACCAAATCTCCAACACACTAAGAATGGGCTTGGCCATCCGCTGGAGTAG